A window of the Nitrospirota bacterium genome harbors these coding sequences:
- a CDS encoding FHA domain-containing protein, producing the protein MLDIHIPVIKTYFEKKRYSTPFVNTLFKKLHEKREERIDLMVGESQSKTTYLVALEGSPLGAFYIEENTFRTLGGRDYFNLLQGLPDLMLSYYAVDPVFAKCLLTPSQNKPAYKGSIQEKDLKKKIETIQNDPGENMILLHTPGGVSFFYFKSGRGIASYFFQPEQKPDECDIGNQFLVYVLSQDISLLTMEVYHNAKITPLLLNRLTPEEVSGGIVEYFQKQKPKLMTAEKLDFELDLTPPSVTAVAPDVGPPVGEELSTGRLAKAKWYLELVGGEQMGRRVVLNKPQLTIGRMKADMMLGDVKISRQHATIELTDQGYRFTDLGSTNGSFINGQQVKTQFLKAGDIIRVGGTLIKFVKE; encoded by the coding sequence ATGCTTGATATTCACATTCCCGTTATTAAAACCTATTTCGAAAAAAAAAGGTACAGCACCCCATTTGTAAACACCCTTTTTAAGAAATTGCATGAAAAAAGGGAAGAGCGGATTGATTTGATGGTGGGGGAGTCCCAGTCCAAAACAACCTATCTGGTTGCGTTGGAAGGGAGTCCGCTGGGAGCGTTCTATATCGAAGAGAACACCTTCCGGACCCTGGGAGGAAGGGATTATTTCAATCTCCTTCAAGGTCTCCCTGATCTGATGCTCTCATATTATGCCGTGGACCCCGTCTTTGCCAAATGCCTGCTGACCCCTTCCCAAAATAAGCCTGCTTATAAGGGGTCCATTCAGGAAAAGGATCTGAAAAAAAAGATTGAGACAATCCAGAATGATCCCGGGGAGAATATGATTCTTCTCCACACCCCGGGAGGTGTCAGCTTCTTTTATTTCAAATCCGGAAGAGGAATTGCATCCTATTTCTTTCAGCCAGAACAAAAACCGGACGAATGCGATATCGGAAACCAGTTTCTGGTCTATGTCTTAAGTCAGGATATCTCACTGTTGACCATGGAGGTATACCATAATGCAAAGATAACTCCGTTACTGTTAAACCGATTGACCCCTGAGGAAGTGTCTGGAGGCATTGTCGAATATTTTCAAAAACAGAAGCCAAAACTCATGACGGCCGAAAAGCTCGATTTTGAGCTGGATTTGACTCCTCCCTCTGTAACAGCTGTTGCTCCCGACGTGGGACCGCCGGTGGGTGAAGAGCTCTCAACGGGTCGATTGGCAAAAGCAAAATGGTATCTGGAATTAGTCGGCGGGGAGCAGATGGGACGAAGAGTTGTTTTAAATAAGCCTCAATTAACGATTGGGAGAATGAAAGCAGACATGATGCTGGGAGACGTAAAAATATCGAGGCAGCATGCCACAATCGAATTGACCGATCAGGGATACCGCTTTACCGATCTGGGAAGTACGAACGGCAGTTTTATTAACGGGCAGCAGGTAAAAACCCAGTTTCTCAAAGCGGGGGATATTATCAGAGTCGGGGGAACCCTCATCAAATTCGTCAAGGAATAA
- a CDS encoding FHA domain-containing protein: MGEANRPAGDANDQTILLTGGGHQPDEMQVVWSRTEVVRAISGKNRVVPAAKSLSFRVIEGQDKGKIHPLNGKSQFCIGRGGADISLKDSRVSKIHCLIEIYDSFFVIKDMKSTNGTLLNQFVLAEDFLKNGDKIQIGQTVLEFQVKV; this comes from the coding sequence ATGGGTGAAGCCAATCGACCGGCCGGTGACGCAAACGATCAAACGATTCTCTTGACTGGGGGAGGCCATCAACCCGACGAAATGCAAGTCGTTTGGTCCAGAACCGAGGTCGTCAGAGCGATTTCAGGTAAGAACAGGGTGGTTCCAGCTGCGAAAAGTCTTTCATTTAGAGTGATTGAAGGCCAGGACAAAGGAAAAATTCATCCTCTTAACGGAAAGAGCCAATTTTGTATCGGCAGGGGTGGTGCCGACATTTCTCTCAAAGATTCCCGGGTATCAAAAATACATTGTCTGATTGAGATTTATGACAGTTTTTTTGTCATAAAAGATATGAAAAGCACCAACGGAACCCTCTTGAACCAGTTTGTGCTTGCGGAAGATTTTTTGAAAAATGGAGATAAGATCCAGATCGGCCAGACCGTGCTGGAATTCCAGGTCAAGGTTTGA
- a CDS encoding LD-carboxypeptidase — MKKPNALKIGDAIGIVAPAGPISPELLKKGIERLRNFGFHVIEGKHLSGSYRYFSGTDQERAEDLQWMFQQDVRAIICARGGYGSSRLIPILQGNFLRKPEIIFIGCSDLTTLLLYFSRLEIPVFHGPMVSHFSRSEDALTNQFLLDMLISAKPLGTWEIPEIQVLREGRAEGRLTGGCLSLLCSSLGTSYEVETEGKVLFFEEVNEAPYRIDRMLTQLKQAGKLEKVKGILIGKLLNCEPPAGSEYTLKEILTESLEGLNCPVLSGLPFGHGNQNITLPFGILVRLDSSSGTLTFLESPVL, encoded by the coding sequence ATGAAAAAACCTAATGCGTTAAAAATCGGGGACGCGATCGGCATTGTGGCCCCAGCAGGTCCAATTTCCCCGGAACTCTTAAAAAAGGGGATTGAAAGATTGAGAAATTTTGGATTTCATGTGATCGAAGGAAAACATTTGTCCGGATCCTATCGCTATTTTTCCGGAACCGATCAGGAACGGGCTGAAGACCTTCAATGGATGTTTCAACAGGATGTGAGAGCCATTATCTGCGCAAGAGGAGGATACGGTTCTTCACGATTGATTCCGATACTACAGGGGAACTTCTTACGGAAGCCGGAAATCATATTCATCGGGTGCAGTGATCTCACAACGCTTCTGCTTTATTTTTCCCGTCTCGAAATCCCGGTATTTCATGGTCCGATGGTTTCTCATTTCAGCCGCTCGGAAGATGCTCTGACAAACCAGTTTCTGCTCGACATGCTGATTTCTGCGAAGCCACTTGGAACCTGGGAAATTCCGGAGATTCAGGTCTTAAGAGAGGGTCGGGCGGAAGGAAGACTGACCGGGGGATGTTTATCCCTGCTCTGTAGTTCTCTCGGAACCTCCTATGAGGTCGAAACGGAAGGCAAAGTCCTTTTTTTTGAAGAGGTCAACGAGGCTCCTTACCGGATAGACCGGATGCTGACTCAACTGAAACAGGCGGGAAAGCTAGAAAAGGTTAAAGGAATCTTGATTGGGAAACTCTTAAACTGTGAACCCCCTGCCGGATCGGAGTATACATTGAAAGAAATCCTGACTGAAAGTCTGGAAGGTCTGAATTGTCCCGTCTTGTCCGGCTTGCCATTTGGACACGGAAACCAGAATATCACGCTCCCCTTTGGTATTTTGGTCAGACTCGATTCTTCTTCGGGCACGCTGACCTTTCTGGAATCTCCCGTCCTGTAA
- the ppc gene encoding phosphoenolpyruvate carboxylase yields the protein MRNASGVTGARKLDPRLQRDIDYLENLLAQAIRNQEGDVLLNKVEYFRKLCKELRISYDPDKEKKLILDIEELDLTETAKIIRAFDISFHLLNVAEENFAMQVRRDQRRSASHYEPHPLEHCFSQLGSEKKSFQSFPELLRHMWIAPVMTAHPTEAKRQTILEKYRKIYLFILKKLNPIWTPRELELLEREILSEIMLLWQTGDIFLEHPTVFEEVKGVLFYFKETFFKIIPQFYRETDHYLQKERQEKDLPPLAVPSFLKFGSWVGGDRDGNPKVTSRITEWTLRTHKDFVLSLYLESILTLTENLSQSRHLVQISPQLAESIEADKILFDPFTGTVSNRNVHEPYRQKCTFIRLKIEETLKYNRLFLEKQTLSEEKLYQFKGYDHPEALLKDLGLIQQSLNAHQGELISSLFVEPLIRQVEVFGFHLAALDIRQDAGQHRKAIHELFSRTGVHASFEFLSEKEKRSLLSKELLTIRPFTPPGMTFSPETEETLKMFHLIKKAQDDLGTHVIGSYIISMTTSLSDILTVQVLCKEAGLYGRTAQGAPISKVDIVPLFETIHDLRNACQIMKSAYRHPSYQTYLRGRNHIQEIMLGYSDSSKDGGILASSWELYQTQKGLTTLSRASKIQLRLFHGRGGTVGRGGGPTHKAILAQPDGTVNGQIKITEQGEVVSSKYANRGTALHHLGLMTAGVFTASLKPRRAPAKERIYEKAFNTISEISYRLYRDLVEDPALVKYYYQGTPISEIGLLNIGSRPVYRKKEGKIEDLRAIPWVFSWTQNRHLISAWYPIGSALESFIRLNKEANLSLLIEMYQDWPFFSNLIDNIQMTLAKTDMHIAKLYSTLVSERPVRDNVFRKLNDEYEKLLSIILKIVQSEAILDNDLPLQQSIELRNPFIDPIHYIQVRLLKLLRSGETGVEREKLTHAILLSINCIATGMRNTG from the coding sequence TTGCGAAACGCTTCAGGAGTCACTGGCGCACGTAAACTCGATCCTCGTCTTCAAAGAGATATTGATTATCTCGAAAACCTGCTGGCCCAGGCCATTCGCAATCAGGAAGGAGACGTCCTTTTAAACAAAGTGGAATATTTCCGAAAACTTTGCAAAGAACTCCGCATTTCCTATGACCCGGATAAGGAAAAAAAGCTCATCCTCGATATCGAGGAACTTGACTTGACTGAAACCGCAAAAATAATCAGGGCGTTTGACATCTCCTTTCATCTCCTGAATGTCGCAGAAGAAAACTTTGCAATGCAGGTGAGGCGTGACCAACGGAGAAGCGCCTCCCATTATGAACCTCACCCTCTCGAACATTGTTTTTCCCAACTCGGAAGCGAGAAAAAAAGCTTTCAGTCTTTTCCAGAACTTCTCAGACATATGTGGATTGCACCGGTCATGACCGCACATCCGACCGAGGCAAAACGCCAGACAATTCTTGAAAAATACAGGAAGATTTATCTTTTCATACTTAAGAAACTGAACCCGATCTGGACGCCTCGCGAACTCGAGCTTCTTGAGCGCGAAATCCTGAGCGAAATCATGCTTCTCTGGCAAACCGGAGATATCTTTCTCGAACATCCCACTGTATTTGAAGAGGTCAAGGGTGTTCTCTTTTATTTCAAGGAAACATTTTTCAAAATTATTCCTCAGTTTTACCGGGAGACTGACCACTATCTTCAAAAAGAGCGCCAAGAAAAAGATCTTCCCCCGCTGGCCGTCCCGTCTTTTTTAAAATTTGGATCTTGGGTAGGAGGAGATCGCGATGGAAACCCAAAGGTCACTTCCAGGATTACCGAATGGACTTTAAGAACCCACAAGGATTTCGTTCTATCGCTTTATCTGGAATCCATTCTGACCCTGACCGAAAACCTGAGCCAGTCCAGGCACCTGGTCCAGATCTCTCCCCAACTCGCGGAAAGCATCGAAGCGGATAAAATACTGTTTGATCCTTTTACCGGAACCGTCAGCAATCGTAACGTTCATGAACCTTATCGCCAGAAATGCACTTTCATCAGGTTGAAAATCGAAGAAACCCTTAAATATAACCGCCTGTTCCTTGAAAAACAGACTCTCAGTGAGGAAAAACTTTACCAGTTCAAAGGATATGATCATCCTGAAGCACTGTTGAAAGATCTGGGCCTGATTCAACAGTCATTAAATGCTCATCAGGGAGAGCTTATCTCTTCTTTATTTGTTGAACCTCTGATCCGCCAGGTGGAGGTATTTGGATTCCATCTCGCCGCTCTTGATATTCGACAGGATGCCGGCCAGCATCGGAAAGCCATTCATGAACTCTTTTCAAGAACAGGGGTTCATGCCTCATTTGAGTTTCTTTCAGAAAAGGAAAAGAGAAGCCTTCTTTCGAAGGAGCTCTTGACGATCCGGCCGTTTACTCCGCCGGGCATGACATTTTCTCCGGAAACCGAAGAGACCTTGAAGATGTTCCACTTAATCAAAAAAGCACAGGATGACCTTGGAACCCACGTCATTGGAAGTTACATCATCAGCATGACGACTTCCTTATCCGATATTTTGACGGTTCAGGTACTTTGCAAAGAGGCGGGTCTATATGGGCGAACTGCGCAGGGTGCCCCCATTTCGAAAGTGGATATTGTTCCTCTCTTTGAAACCATCCATGATTTAAGAAATGCCTGTCAAATTATGAAGAGCGCCTATCGTCATCCTTCGTATCAAACCTATCTCAGAGGAAGAAACCATATCCAGGAGATCATGCTCGGCTATTCCGATAGCAGCAAGGATGGAGGAATTCTCGCCTCTTCCTGGGAGCTCTACCAAACTCAAAAGGGGCTCACAACGCTCTCTCGTGCCTCCAAGATTCAATTAAGGCTTTTTCATGGAAGGGGAGGTACCGTCGGAAGAGGGGGTGGACCGACTCACAAAGCCATTCTGGCGCAGCCCGATGGAACCGTCAATGGCCAGATCAAAATCACTGAACAGGGTGAAGTGGTCTCCTCAAAATACGCCAATCGCGGGACTGCGCTCCATCATCTTGGGCTCATGACCGCCGGAGTCTTTACAGCAAGTTTGAAACCCAGGAGAGCGCCGGCAAAAGAAAGGATCTACGAAAAGGCCTTCAACACAATTTCAGAGATATCCTATCGACTTTACCGGGACCTCGTCGAAGATCCCGCCCTTGTAAAATATTACTACCAGGGCACCCCTATTTCCGAGATCGGTCTTCTGAATATCGGTTCCCGTCCCGTCTACCGGAAAAAAGAAGGCAAGATTGAAGATCTGAGGGCCATTCCATGGGTCTTCAGCTGGACCCAAAATCGTCATCTTATCTCCGCCTGGTATCCCATTGGCTCGGCACTAGAGAGCTTCATCCGATTGAATAAAGAGGCAAACCTGTCGCTGCTGATTGAAATGTATCAGGACTGGCCTTTTTTCTCCAACTTGATCGATAATATTCAAATGACGCTTGCCAAAACGGATATGCACATCGCAAAACTTTATTCAACCCTGGTCAGCGAACGCCCGGTACGGGACAATGTTTTCAGAAAATTGAATGACGAGTATGAAAAACTCCTTTCGATTATTTTAAAAATCGTCCAGTCTGAAGCCATTCTCGATAATGACCTGCCGCTCCAGCAATCGATTGAATTAAGAAACCCCTTCATCGATCCTATTCATTATATTCAGGTCAGGTTGCTCAAGCTTCTGCGATCAGGTGAAACGGGGGTTGAGAGAGAGAAATTGACCCATGCGATTCTCTTATCCATTAATTGCATTGCAACTGGGATGAGGAATACCGGTTAG
- a CDS encoding serine hydrolase produces MKPGLKQLTLLLQSAIADHAFSGASLLVFNHGEIIFEVEAGETSWKIEGLKPKKVDSETLFDLASLTKPLATVFLMSLLVQSRKLSLDDRVGNILVAPLDSEKGNTSIRELLSHSSGFPDWRPYYLEVVSDGTFWSCEKNSKEKASIFQKIHEEPFLYSPGSRTLYSDLGFILLGEMLECQSGISLDQLFIREIVEPLRIKNLGFRPLNLFGQERSFMATEKSIWRHKIVQGEVHDENACVMGGVAGHAGLFGTARSVYACFTEWRKGYRNESPFLTESIVKTFVERERFSADWGLGWMFPSDLSSAGIHFSKRSFGHLGFTGTSIWFDPVVDLGVIFLSNRIHPTRDNSALKEFRPILHDFIYNLVIHEKT; encoded by the coding sequence TTGAAACCAGGTCTAAAACAACTTACCCTTCTACTACAAAGCGCCATTGCCGATCACGCCTTTTCCGGAGCCTCTCTTCTCGTATTTAATCATGGAGAAATTATTTTTGAGGTGGAAGCAGGCGAAACTTCGTGGAAAATAGAAGGTTTAAAACCGAAAAAGGTTGACTCCGAAACGCTTTTTGACCTGGCATCCCTGACGAAACCCCTTGCTACCGTTTTCCTGATGTCCCTTCTTGTTCAGAGTAGAAAATTGTCTCTGGATGATCGAGTGGGGAATATTCTTGTTGCGCCTCTTGATTCCGAAAAAGGAAATACGTCAATCCGGGAACTCCTGAGCCACTCTTCCGGATTTCCGGATTGGAGACCCTATTATTTGGAAGTTGTTTCCGATGGGACCTTCTGGAGTTGCGAGAAAAATTCAAAGGAAAAGGCATCGATATTCCAAAAAATTCATGAAGAGCCCTTCCTTTATTCTCCCGGGAGTCGTACCCTATACAGCGACCTGGGCTTTATCCTGTTAGGCGAAATGCTGGAATGCCAAAGCGGAATTTCTCTTGATCAACTTTTTATCCGGGAGATCGTTGAACCTTTAAGAATCAAGAATCTTGGATTTAGACCTCTGAATCTGTTTGGCCAGGAGAGATCTTTCATGGCGACGGAAAAGTCAATATGGCGACACAAAATCGTACAGGGGGAAGTTCATGATGAGAATGCCTGCGTGATGGGAGGTGTGGCGGGCCATGCCGGTCTTTTTGGTACCGCCCGGTCTGTTTATGCCTGTTTTACAGAGTGGAGAAAAGGGTACAGGAACGAGAGCCCGTTTTTGACAGAGTCGATTGTCAAAACATTTGTCGAAAGAGAGAGGTTTTCAGCCGACTGGGGGCTTGGATGGATGTTTCCGTCAGATTTATCAAGCGCAGGAATACATTTTTCGAAAAGATCGTTTGGTCATCTCGGCTTTACCGGAACGTCGATCTGGTTCGATCCGGTCGTGGATCTGGGCGTGATATTCCTTTCAAACCGAATTCATCCGACTCGCGACAATTCTGCGCTGAAGGAATTCAGGCCAATTCTGCATGATTTCATTTACAACCTGGTGATCCATGAAAAAACCTAA
- the cadA gene encoding cadmium-translocating P-type ATPase — protein MKPMDVGPTETVQFTIGDMDCPDCGLKIENQIRHVIGVEAADLNFMTTLLTVRFQTSQCEIRKIEEEVKNLGYSIKKSDLFLNLPPIPVLNRPLLLTIGALVLTLTGLILSFLVPSHWSIPIYLAAIGVGGYAIARKGFLGLRQGILDMNVLMTIAVLGAVALKDYLESASVVILFSFAQWLETYSVNQSRHAIRQLIDATPTQARVQMGETQRLVNVDQVKAGETVIVRPGEKIPFDGLIIKGRSSINQATMTGESLPVDKKENDTVYAGTLNLQGTIEMTVSHPWKESRMARIIHMVEEAASRKASSQRYFETFSSYYTPIIITLAFFIAVIPPFFLNGSWSIWFYRALVLVVIACPCALIISTPVTVISALSTAARHGILIKGGIFLEELGRIKSFVFDKTGTLTTGVAEVREIIPLSGSARDLLQIAASLEKESKHPVGEAIVRYAEQEKISLLPVSEFQLMSGMGVTGTVSGLSWTIGNHRFFEEKKLCSDKLESFLIPLESKGNTTILIGSEQGVIGIIALADTLRQDAAEGITKLRKEGVEMISMMTGDNKTNASIIASKIRLDEFQAEVLPDEKADRVGELRKKFHRVAMVGDGINDAPALAAATVGIAIGEKGADVAMETADVVLMSSNLLKLAFAVKLGKETLRLIQQNLILSIGIKALFLALAILGISTLWMAVAADMGVSLLVIANGMRVTLLR, from the coding sequence ATGAAACCCATGGATGTTGGCCCAACAGAGACGGTTCAATTCACGATCGGTGATATGGATTGTCCCGATTGCGGGTTAAAAATAGAAAATCAGATCCGTCATGTCATCGGTGTTGAAGCGGCCGATCTGAATTTTATGACGACTCTATTGACGGTCAGGTTTCAAACCTCGCAGTGTGAAATTCGAAAGATTGAAGAAGAAGTCAAGAATCTCGGATACTCCATTAAAAAATCTGATTTGTTCCTGAATCTCCCGCCCATTCCGGTTTTGAACAGACCCCTGCTTTTGACGATCGGGGCCCTTGTCCTGACTCTGACCGGGTTGATCCTTTCTTTTCTTGTTCCTTCGCACTGGTCGATTCCGATTTATTTAGCGGCGATAGGGGTTGGCGGTTACGCCATTGCCAGGAAAGGCTTCCTCGGATTGCGCCAGGGCATCCTGGACATGAACGTCCTGATGACGATCGCCGTTTTGGGTGCCGTTGCCCTGAAAGATTACCTGGAATCCGCTTCAGTGGTCATACTCTTTTCATTTGCCCAATGGCTGGAGACCTACAGTGTAAATCAGAGCCGCCACGCGATTCGCCAGCTCATCGATGCAACGCCGACGCAGGCGAGAGTTCAGATGGGAGAGACACAACGGCTTGTTAATGTGGATCAGGTCAAGGCGGGTGAAACCGTGATTGTGCGCCCGGGAGAAAAGATTCCCTTTGACGGATTAATTATCAAGGGACGTTCCAGTATCAATCAAGCTACGATGACCGGCGAATCCCTGCCGGTTGATAAAAAAGAAAATGACACCGTCTATGCTGGAACCCTCAATTTACAGGGAACGATCGAAATGACCGTGTCTCATCCCTGGAAAGAAAGCAGGATGGCCAGGATTATTCATATGGTTGAAGAGGCTGCGTCAAGAAAAGCATCCTCCCAGAGATATTTTGAAACCTTCTCAAGTTACTATACGCCGATCATTATTACGCTGGCATTCTTCATTGCTGTGATCCCTCCGTTTTTCTTAAATGGGAGCTGGAGTATCTGGTTTTACAGGGCGCTGGTCCTGGTTGTGATTGCCTGTCCTTGTGCCTTGATCATTTCGACTCCGGTCACCGTAATTTCTGCGTTGTCCACTGCGGCACGACATGGCATATTGATCAAGGGCGGGATTTTTCTGGAGGAATTGGGACGAATCAAAAGTTTTGTCTTTGATAAAACGGGAACCCTGACAACAGGCGTGGCTGAGGTCAGGGAGATTATTCCCCTTTCGGGATCCGCGAGAGATCTTCTTCAGATTGCAGCTTCATTGGAGAAAGAATCGAAACATCCGGTGGGAGAGGCAATCGTTCGGTATGCGGAACAAGAGAAAATCTCACTTCTTCCCGTATCAGAGTTTCAATTGATGTCCGGCATGGGAGTGACCGGAACGGTATCCGGACTCTCATGGACCATTGGCAATCATCGGTTTTTCGAGGAAAAAAAACTCTGTTCGGACAAGCTCGAAAGTTTCCTTATTCCTCTGGAGTCGAAAGGAAATACGACTATTCTGATTGGAAGCGAGCAAGGTGTGATCGGCATCATTGCTCTGGCCGATACACTCCGTCAGGATGCCGCCGAAGGAATCACGAAACTGCGAAAGGAAGGGGTTGAAATGATATCCATGATGACGGGGGATAACAAGACTAACGCTTCAATCATTGCCTCCAAGATTCGTCTGGACGAATTTCAGGCGGAAGTGCTGCCGGATGAAAAGGCCGATCGAGTCGGCGAGTTGAGAAAGAAATTCCATCGTGTGGCAATGGTGGGGGACGGAATCAACGACGCGCCTGCATTAGCCGCGGCTACGGTGGGGATTGCGATAGGAGAAAAGGGGGCTGATGTCGCCATGGAAACCGCGGACGTCGTTCTGATGTCCAGCAATCTCCTCAAACTGGCGTTTGCAGTGAAGTTGGGAAAAGAGACGCTCAGGCTGATTCAGCAAAATCTCATTTTATCGATTGGGATCAAGGCGCTTTTTCTTGCCTTGGCCATTCTCGGAATATCAACATTATGGATGGCGGTTGCCGCAGATATGGGGGTTTCGCTTCTGGTGATTGCCAACGGGATGCGCGTTACCCTGCTTCGGTGA
- a CDS encoding protein kinase, with protein sequence MVFLKEFLRQISTTYQEFLSKYPEFRDLLEDLLRQLHLFWNEVSQNTPSYLVLSLIILSAFLVSLMMARMFVDSFLVAWLLRILPRSLYRKTVIKRAERFAKNGKYIDAGDLLQEIGEHERSVAMYIRGDEYGQAARIYIKMEKFREAGRIYEEGKVYAEAAKCYEKEGLFLKAGEMYFQTRDFLKAAAHYEKFVEVLEKEERSPEKIRKIEEYSAKAGDLYLKSKEFASAGPLLEKAHLYEQSAFAYSKAKLPLLTARSLEAGEKFKDAAKLYAENGELEKAAICFEKGGGHSEAGDLYHRLGNTDRAISQYQKVTSQSKNYDQVSHILGNLFEQKGMLGPAREKYQKLIERKGVTRENLETFYNLALLTEKIGDLNEAISIYEKIISEDLSYKDVPARLVQLKERAEKASHLTPEETEAHTITNRYKIINELGRGGMGIVYRAEDLVLKRIVAYKILPDTFKDNPQFLESFMQEARTSAALNHTHIVTIYDTGKVGSNYYITMEFLDGITLKELLGKVKGTVPLPVVVGIARQLALGLEYAHEKSVVHRDIKPANIMLTRDKVVKIMDFGLAKLLHEGASEKTSVKGTPYYMSPEQIMGKNVDAQTDLYAMGCTLYHLLTGRPPYTEGDIYYHHLHTIPESPKKFNEKIPDSLVNIVMKSIEKDKSSRYAKAKEMLDDLGQIHLDPVKV encoded by the coding sequence ATGGTTTTTCTAAAGGAGTTCCTCAGGCAGATCAGTACCACCTATCAAGAATTCCTTTCCAAATATCCGGAGTTCCGGGATCTTCTAGAAGACCTTCTGCGACAGTTACATTTGTTTTGGAATGAGGTGAGTCAAAATACGCCATCTTATCTTGTCCTGTCATTGATCATTCTCTCGGCGTTCCTGGTCTCCTTAATGATGGCCCGGATGTTTGTGGACTCGTTTCTGGTCGCCTGGCTTCTACGAATTCTACCCCGTTCTCTTTATCGGAAAACGGTGATAAAAAGAGCGGAGCGATTCGCGAAAAATGGAAAATATATTGATGCAGGAGATTTGTTGCAGGAAATCGGGGAACATGAACGCTCTGTGGCGATGTATATTCGTGGAGACGAATACGGACAAGCGGCCCGGATTTATATCAAGATGGAAAAATTCCGTGAAGCGGGACGAATTTATGAAGAAGGAAAGGTCTATGCGGAAGCCGCAAAATGCTACGAGAAAGAGGGTCTCTTCCTGAAGGCCGGTGAAATGTATTTTCAGACGCGCGATTTTTTAAAAGCGGCTGCGCATTACGAAAAATTCGTGGAAGTTCTCGAAAAAGAAGAAAGGTCGCCTGAGAAAATAAGAAAAATAGAAGAATATTCAGCGAAAGCAGGAGATCTTTATCTGAAGTCAAAAGAGTTTGCTTCGGCCGGGCCCCTGCTGGAAAAAGCCCATCTCTATGAGCAGTCCGCGTTTGCCTATTCCAAAGCAAAATTGCCTCTTTTGACGGCCCGCAGTCTGGAGGCTGGCGAGAAATTTAAAGATGCTGCAAAACTGTACGCAGAAAACGGGGAGTTGGAGAAAGCGGCAATCTGTTTTGAAAAGGGGGGAGGTCATTCCGAGGCCGGGGACCTCTATCATAGACTGGGGAATACGGATCGGGCAATCAGTCAGTATCAAAAAGTCACTTCTCAATCCAAGAATTACGATCAAGTGTCCCATATTTTGGGGAATCTCTTTGAACAGAAAGGAATGCTTGGTCCGGCACGCGAAAAATATCAGAAACTGATAGAACGAAAGGGTGTCACGCGGGAGAATCTCGAAACCTTTTATAATTTGGCCTTATTGACTGAAAAAATAGGGGATTTAAATGAAGCGATTTCAATCTATGAAAAAATCATCTCCGAAGATTTGAGTTACAAAGATGTTCCCGCGCGGCTCGTACAATTAAAAGAAAGGGCTGAGAAAGCTTCGCACCTCACACCCGAAGAGACTGAGGCCCATACCATTACGAACCGGTACAAGATTATCAATGAACTTGGACGGGGAGGGATGGGTATCGTCTATCGGGCGGAAGACCTGGTCTTAAAGAGAATTGTCGCCTATAAAATCCTGCCTGACACCTTCAAGGATAATCCCCAATTTTTGGAAAGTTTTATGCAGGAGGCCAGGACCTCCGCCGCGCTCAATCACACCCATATCGTCACGATTTACGATACGGGTAAAGTAGGAAGCAATTATTATATCACCATGGAATTTCTGGATGGTATTACCCTGAAAGAACTTTTGGGAAAAGTCAAAGGAACCGTGCCGCTTCCGGTTGTCGTGGGCATCGCCAGGCAGCTTGCACTGGGATTGGAATATGCCCATGAGAAAAGCGTGGTCCATCGCGATATCAAGCCGGCGAATATCATGTTGACCCGTGACAAAGTAGTCAAGATTATGGATTTTGGCTTAGCCAAACTTCTCCACGAAGGCGCGAGTGAAAAAACTTCTGTGAAAGGAACTCCCTATTATATGTCCCCCGAACAGATTATGGGCAAGAACGTAGATGCCCAGACAGATCTTTATGCAATGGGTTGCACGCTCTATCACCTGTTGACCGGGCGGCCACCCTATACAGAAGGGGATATTTATTACCATCATCTTCACACGATTCCCGAATCTCCTAAAAAGTTCAATGAAAAAATTCCGGACTCCCTTGTGAATATTGTGATGAAATCTATTGAAAAGGATAAATCCTCCCGTTATGCCAAAGCTAAGGAAATGCTCGACGATCTCGGTCAGATCCACCTGGATCCCGTTAAAGTATAG